In Canis aureus isolate CA01 chromosome 12, VMU_Caureus_v.1.0, whole genome shotgun sequence, a genomic segment contains:
- the NUDT17 gene encoding m7GpppN-mRNA hydrolase NUDT17 isoform X2, protein MAAARVLLLLSGRAESPGFAHSVCRLLGAGPGLGPWSTHCGLKRGRLVLSDGPLPGASTRLPLQRSPFCPFAALEQQFGARAAELPTNRGVDLGVAVILQSSDQTVLLTRRTSTLSVSPNLWVPPGGHVELDEELLDGGLRELWEESGLQLPQGQFSWVPLGLWEARIQPNPSEVSAFMWLGPDVAAAVAATEDGTETPRHLPQELPPSVLAVELEEDGGTRPLALPMSTLLRTTPTTAEGKERVSTGTKFALRLWLQHLGR, encoded by the exons ATGGCCGCCGCGCGAGTGCTGCTGCTCCTGTCCGGGCGCGCGGAGTCGCCCGGCTTCGCGCACAGTGTGTGTCGCCTTCTGGGCGCCGGGCCAGGGCTTGGGCCGTGGAGCACGCACTGCGGCTTGAAGCGAGGACGACTCGTCCTTTCGGACGGGCCACTCCCGGGCGCTTCCACCAGGCTTCCGCTGCAG CGGTCCCCGTTCTGCCCTTTCGCGGCGCTGGAGCAGCAGTTCGGGGCTCGGGCGGCCGAGCTGCCCACGAATCGAGGTGTGGACCTGGGTGTGGCCGTCATTCTGCAGTCCAGCGACCAGACTGTCCTGTTAACCCGAAGGACGAGCACCCTCAGCGTTTCTCCCAACCTCTGGGTACCCCCAG GTGGTCACGTGGAACTTGATGAAGAG ctGTTGGACGGAGGTCTCCGAGAGCTTTGGGAGGAGAGTGGACTACAGCTGCCCCAGGGCCAATTCTCTTGGGTCCCTTTGGGGTTATGGGAG GCCCGGATCCAACCAAACCCAAGTGAGGTGAGTGCCTTTATGTGGCTGGGACCAGATGTAGCAGCTGCAGTGGCTGCCACAGAGGATGGCacagagacacccaggcatctGCCGCAGGAGCTACCACCCTCTGTCCT TGCAGTGGAACTAGAGGAAGATGGAGGAACTCGACCTCTGGCCTTGCCTATGTCTACGCTGCTGCGGACAACCCCAACCACAGCTGAAGGCAAAGAGAGGGTCAGCACTGGGACCAAGTTTGCCCTCCGGCTCTGGCTGCAGCATCTGGGCAG
- the NUDT17 gene encoding m7GpppN-mRNA hydrolase NUDT17 isoform X1 → MAAARVLLLLSGRAESPGFAHSVCRLLGAGPGLGPWSTHCGLKRGRLVLSDGPLPGASTRLPLQRSPFCPFAALEQQFGARAAELPTNRGVDLGVAVILQSSDQTVLLTRRTSTLSVSPNLWVPPGGHVELDEELLDGGLRELWEESGLQLPQGQFSWVPLGLWESAYPPRLSWGLPKYHHIILYLLVVSQESQQQLQARIQPNPSEVSAFMWLGPDVAAAVAATEDGTETPRHLPQELPPSVLAVELEEDGGTRPLALPMSTLLRTTPTTAEGKERVSTGTKFALRLWLQHLGR, encoded by the exons ATGGCCGCCGCGCGAGTGCTGCTGCTCCTGTCCGGGCGCGCGGAGTCGCCCGGCTTCGCGCACAGTGTGTGTCGCCTTCTGGGCGCCGGGCCAGGGCTTGGGCCGTGGAGCACGCACTGCGGCTTGAAGCGAGGACGACTCGTCCTTTCGGACGGGCCACTCCCGGGCGCTTCCACCAGGCTTCCGCTGCAG CGGTCCCCGTTCTGCCCTTTCGCGGCGCTGGAGCAGCAGTTCGGGGCTCGGGCGGCCGAGCTGCCCACGAATCGAGGTGTGGACCTGGGTGTGGCCGTCATTCTGCAGTCCAGCGACCAGACTGTCCTGTTAACCCGAAGGACGAGCACCCTCAGCGTTTCTCCCAACCTCTGGGTACCCCCAG GTGGTCACGTGGAACTTGATGAAGAG ctGTTGGACGGAGGTCTCCGAGAGCTTTGGGAGGAGAGTGGACTACAGCTGCCCCAGGGCCAATTCTCTTGGGTCCCTTTGGGGTTATGGGAG TCTGCCTACCCTCCTAGGCTCAGCTGGGGTCTccccaaataccatcacatcatTCTCTATCTACTCGTGGTCTCCCAGGAGTCACAACAGCAGCTGCAG GCCCGGATCCAACCAAACCCAAGTGAGGTGAGTGCCTTTATGTGGCTGGGACCAGATGTAGCAGCTGCAGTGGCTGCCACAGAGGATGGCacagagacacccaggcatctGCCGCAGGAGCTACCACCCTCTGTCCT TGCAGTGGAACTAGAGGAAGATGGAGGAACTCGACCTCTGGCCTTGCCTATGTCTACGCTGCTGCGGACAACCCCAACCACAGCTGAAGGCAAAGAGAGGGTCAGCACTGGGACCAAGTTTGCCCTCCGGCTCTGGCTGCAGCATCTGGGCAG